One stretch of Deinobacterium chartae DNA includes these proteins:
- a CDS encoding BON domain-containing protein: protein MADRYRDDRYREGRYRDDARPEQDRDMYRSRGGGSMDYDRRDMRSAESSGMYDYDVDRRRIPGDRGQGEFGEYGNWGYGDDRNNAGGGANERYRPGERYGAQDRSGDDRRMPGGADGRRGFGYSENPGMEGSDHDYGGRYMTSGYGYGGPFSPSYAPGRGRGVQESAQGSEGGMRAGSSRGYGGGMRQQMDVQRSGPHYGRGPKNYRRSDERIRDEINDELTDHGDIDATNIEVSVQDGEVTLSGTVPDRMQKRMAEDLAETIRGVKDVHNRLRVERPGMQGQEQTAGDLPQSTNAEQGNQNTQQGEQQANRPSRA from the coding sequence ATGGCAGACCGTTACCGCGACGACCGATACCGCGAGGGCCGATACCGCGACGATGCCCGCCCCGAACAGGACCGCGATATGTACCGCAGCCGGGGCGGGGGCAGCATGGACTACGACCGCCGGGACATGCGTTCGGCCGAAAGCTCGGGCATGTACGACTACGACGTGGACCGACGCCGCATCCCGGGAGACCGGGGCCAGGGCGAATTCGGCGAATACGGTAACTGGGGCTACGGAGACGACCGCAATAACGCAGGCGGTGGCGCGAACGAGCGCTACCGCCCGGGCGAACGTTACGGCGCTCAGGACCGTTCCGGTGACGACCGCCGGATGCCGGGCGGCGCGGATGGCCGCCGCGGCTTTGGCTACTCGGAAAACCCCGGTATGGAAGGCTCAGACCACGACTACGGCGGTCGTTACATGACCAGCGGATACGGTTACGGCGGCCCCTTCAGCCCGTCTTACGCCCCCGGACGCGGCAGGGGCGTGCAAGAGAGCGCACAGGGCTCCGAAGGCGGCATGCGCGCCGGTTCCTCGAGGGGATACGGCGGCGGCATGCGCCAGCAGATGGACGTGCAACGCAGCGGCCCGCACTACGGACGCGGCCCCAAGAACTACCGGCGCAGCGACGAGCGCATCCGCGACGAGATCAACGACGAACTCACCGATCACGGCGACATCGACGCCACGAACATCGAAGTCAGCGTGCAAGACGGCGAGGTGACCCTGAGCGGCACGGTGCCCGACCGCATGCAAAAACGCATGGCCGAAGACCTGGCCGAAACGATCCGTGGCGTAAAGGACGTGCATAACCGCCTGCGGGTCGAACGCCCGGGCATGCAGGGTCAGGAGCAGACGGCGGGCGACTTGCCTCAGAGCACCAACGCCGAGCAGGGCAACCAGAACACCCAGCAGGGCGAGCAGCAGGCCAACCGGCCCAGCCGAGCCTGA
- a CDS encoding ROK family protein, whose translation MPDLSAPHHALALDVGGSHVSAALVDLQRRQALPVTRLHTDPDADAGTILDAWVQAARTAHAAGGHVPLAHIGLALPAPFDYRRGISRMQHKFAALYGLNVKEQLRARLRGSALETLDLRLANDADLFALGEAWSGAARGRARVIGITLGTGLGSGFVDRGRVVVEGPEVPPGGELWNTPYRSDIAETFACGAAVTRAYARQGQEALAAAEVARRAETGDPIARQAFAELGHHLGEIIAPWVQRFEPDAIVIGGNVSRAWSLFSPALEAALPGTPCLPSALFEEAALLGAAALSHDSPYPPTR comes from the coding sequence ATGCCGGACCTTTCCGCCCCACACCACGCGCTTGCCCTCGACGTGGGCGGCAGCCACGTCAGCGCGGCCCTGGTGGACCTCCAGCGCCGCCAGGCCCTCCCGGTCACCCGCCTGCACACCGATCCGGACGCGGACGCCGGGACGATCCTGGACGCCTGGGTGCAGGCGGCACGGACCGCACACGCGGCGGGCGGCCACGTACCGCTCGCGCACATCGGACTCGCGCTGCCCGCACCCTTTGACTACCGCCGGGGAATCTCGAGGATGCAACACAAGTTTGCCGCGCTGTACGGCCTGAACGTGAAAGAACAGTTGCGGGCACGACTGCGCGGCAGCGCGCTGGAAACCCTGGACCTGCGACTGGCCAACGACGCCGACCTGTTCGCCCTGGGCGAGGCCTGGAGCGGGGCCGCGCGGGGCCGCGCGCGGGTGATCGGCATCACCCTGGGCACCGGCCTGGGCTCGGGGTTCGTGGACAGGGGCCGCGTCGTGGTCGAGGGCCCCGAGGTGCCTCCGGGCGGAGAACTGTGGAACACCCCCTACCGCTCGGACATCGCCGAGACCTTTGCCTGCGGCGCGGCGGTCACCCGCGCCTACGCGCGGCAGGGCCAAGAAGCGCTCGCGGCGGCCGAGGTCGCCCGCCGCGCCGAGACGGGCGATCCGATCGCCCGGCAGGCGTTCGCCGAACTCGGGCACCACCTGGGCGAGATCATCGCTCCCTGGGTACAGCGCTTCGAACCCGACGCCATCGTGATCGGCGGAAACGTCTCACGGGCCTGGTCACTGTTTTCGCCCGCCCTCGAGGCTGCCCTGCCCGGCACACCCTGCCTGCCCTCCGCCCTGTTCGAGGAGGCCGCGCTGCTCGGGGCAGCCGCGCTGTCTCACGACTCCCCCTACCCCCCCACCCGCTAA
- a CDS encoding type 1 glutamine amidotransferase domain-containing protein, whose amino-acid sequence MAKKLRDLKVAALAADGFEQVELTQPMKALRRHGARVDVISLRPGRILGMNLLFPGRKVRVNRTVFTARPERYDALLLPGGFINPDFLRQSERAKAFVRHFDALDKPIAAICHAPWTLISAGLVAGRRLTSWPSLQDDVRNAGGRWENRPVVHDRNWISSRGPQDLLAFNRALVTHFARHALPRAQAPEAADGDEVIRERRGPSLWVVLLLAALALLGTRRVYRS is encoded by the coding sequence ATGGCGAAAAAACTGCGGGATCTCAAGGTGGCGGCACTCGCGGCCGATGGTTTCGAACAGGTCGAGCTGACCCAGCCGATGAAGGCGTTGCGTCGGCACGGCGCCCGGGTGGACGTGATCTCGCTGCGACCGGGACGCATTCTGGGGATGAACCTGCTGTTCCCAGGACGCAAGGTGCGGGTGAACCGCACGGTATTTACCGCCCGGCCCGAGCGGTATGACGCGCTGCTGTTGCCCGGCGGTTTTATCAATCCGGACTTTCTGCGGCAGAGCGAACGCGCCAAGGCCTTCGTGCGGCACTTTGACGCGCTGGACAAGCCGATCGCGGCCATCTGTCACGCTCCGTGGACCCTGATCTCGGCAGGGCTGGTGGCGGGCCGCCGCCTGACCTCGTGGCCCAGCCTGCAAGACGACGTGCGCAACGCGGGAGGACGGTGGGAGAACCGCCCCGTGGTGCACGACCGGAACTGGATTTCCAGCCGCGGCCCGCAGGACCTGCTGGCCTTTAACCGCGCCCTGGTAACGCACTTTGCCCGGCATGCCCTGCCCCGTGCGCAGGCACCCGAAGCCGCAGACGGCGACGAGGTGATCCGGGAGCGCCGTGGTCCGTCGCTGTGGGTCGTGCTGCTGCTGGCTGCCCTGGCGTTGCTGGGGACCCGCAGGGTCTATCGCTCCTGA
- a CDS encoding DUF4383 domain-containing protein, protein MVRSFALIFGIVYLLVGIMGFIPAFVSPPQGPDLAVDAGHGRLLGIFPINVVHNIVHLLVGLWGIAGSRSFSGAIGFARGLAIVYGLLTIMGLIPGLNTMFGLAPLHGNDVWLHLISALLAAYFGWGPPAREDANRTSATR, encoded by the coding sequence ATGGTTCGCTCATTTGCTTTGATTTTTGGCATTGTGTACCTGTTGGTCGGCATCATGGGTTTCATTCCCGCCTTTGTCTCGCCGCCGCAAGGCCCGGACCTGGCCGTGGATGCCGGACATGGTCGGCTGCTCGGCATTTTCCCCATCAACGTGGTGCACAACATCGTGCACCTGTTGGTCGGTCTGTGGGGCATCGCAGGATCGCGCAGCTTCAGCGGTGCCATCGGATTCGCGCGCGGTCTGGCCATCGTGTACGGCCTGCTGACCATCATGGGTCTGATTCCGGGCCTGAACACCATGTTCGGTCTGGCTCCGCTGCACGGTAACGATGTGTGGCTGCACCTGATCTCGGCCCTGCTGGCCGCCTACTTCGGCTGGGGTCCCCCGGCCCGAGAGGACGCCAACCGGACTTCTGCGACCCGCTGA
- a CDS encoding winged helix DNA-binding domain-containing protein, giving the protein MTSRTDRPLPGSVLDRRTLNRALLERQWLLQRRNATPLEAAEHLIGLQAQAPNPPYIGLWSRLEDFAPEDLSRLVSERQAVRLALLRSTLHLVSARDAHALRPLLQPVLERGLRGTFGRALTGVDLEELAHLARSMVEERPCTFQELGRRLGERWPGVAPQALAGAARTALALVQVPPRGLWGASGPAAHTTLESWLGAAPPAQATLQNLVLRYLSAFGPASAQDVQSWCGLSGLRAVLEGLRPQLVTYRDEAGRELFDLPGAPLPDPHTPAPARLVADFDNLLLSHADRSRVISEPDRRRIFTPNGLGPGTVLLDGFVSGTWRLAHERSGATLQITPLRPFSAAEREAVAAEGTRLLEFAATTAQQRALRFLDT; this is encoded by the coding sequence TTGACCTCACGCACCGACCGCCCTCTTCCCGGCAGCGTTCTGGACCGCCGCACGCTCAACCGCGCCCTGCTCGAGCGCCAGTGGCTGCTGCAACGCCGCAACGCCACCCCCCTCGAGGCCGCCGAGCACCTGATCGGCCTGCAGGCCCAGGCTCCAAATCCACCGTACATCGGGCTGTGGTCGCGCCTCGAGGATTTTGCTCCCGAGGACCTGTCGCGGCTGGTGAGCGAGCGCCAAGCGGTGCGGCTGGCCCTCCTGCGCTCCACCCTTCACCTGGTCAGCGCGCGGGACGCGCACGCCCTGCGCCCGCTGTTACAGCCGGTTCTGGAACGCGGCCTGCGCGGCACCTTCGGTCGGGCGCTGACCGGCGTGGACCTCGAGGAACTCGCCCATCTGGCCCGCAGCATGGTCGAGGAGCGGCCCTGCACCTTCCAGGAGCTGGGCAGGCGGCTGGGCGAGCGCTGGCCCGGGGTCGCTCCTCAGGCTCTGGCAGGCGCGGCGCGCACCGCCCTGGCCCTGGTGCAGGTGCCGCCGCGCGGCCTGTGGGGAGCCAGTGGCCCGGCGGCCCACACCACCCTCGAGAGCTGGCTGGGAGCCGCTCCGCCCGCTCAGGCCACGCTGCAGAACCTGGTGCTGCGCTACCTCTCGGCCTTTGGCCCGGCCAGCGCGCAGGACGTGCAGAGCTGGTGCGGACTGAGCGGCTTGCGCGCGGTCCTCGAGGGCCTGCGCCCGCAACTGGTGACCTACCGCGACGAGGCTGGCCGTGAGCTGTTCGACCTGCCCGGAGCGCCCCTGCCTGATCCGCACACCCCGGCCCCGGCACGGCTGGTGGCCGATTTTGACAACCTGTTGCTGTCGCATGCCGACCGCAGCCGGGTCATTTCCGAGCCGGACCGGCGGCGTATCTTCACGCCTAACGGGCTCGGTCCGGGCACGGTCCTGCTCGACGGTTTCGTGAGCGGCACCTGGCGTCTTGCGCACGAACGGTCGGGGGCAACGCTACAGATCACGCCGCTGCGTCCCTTCTCGGCGGCCGAACGGGAAGCGGTGGCCGCCGAAGGAACGCGGCTGCTGGAGTTCGCCGCGACAACAGCGCAGCAACGAGCGTTACGCTTCTTGGATACCTGA
- a CDS encoding type I phosphomannose isomerase catalytic subunit: MSSLNQTLLPLEAQYQTRVWGGQKLKRNDPPVGEAWVAFEGSRVLSGAHAGQTVAELAAELAAELLGPLPLARYGTRFPLLIKLLDCADWLSVQVHPDDAQARRMVGAGEFGKTEAWHFLEVDPGARILAGVKPGTPAQALEAAIRGGTVLDVAQELEVEEGQTVFIPAGTLHALGPGMLLYEVQQSSDTTYRVYDWDRPASAGRRLHLEESVAVTDPEKGAQVYPAPRLEDTAAAPLVRCPYFTLDLLQVENNAWAGNTAMQAFEILTVIAGSVRLRRGNEQITLERHQTALIAAAAGAYHLEALSPAARVLRATVPHDER, encoded by the coding sequence ATGTCCTCTCTCAACCAGACCCTTTTGCCCCTCGAGGCCCAGTACCAGACGCGCGTGTGGGGCGGCCAGAAACTCAAACGCAACGATCCGCCCGTCGGCGAGGCCTGGGTGGCCTTTGAAGGCAGCCGCGTCCTGAGCGGAGCGCACGCGGGCCAGACGGTCGCCGAACTGGCCGCCGAGCTGGCCGCCGAACTGCTGGGGCCCCTGCCGCTGGCACGCTACGGCACGCGCTTTCCGCTGCTGATCAAACTGCTGGACTGCGCCGACTGGCTTTCGGTGCAAGTTCACCCGGATGATGCCCAGGCCCGGCGCATGGTCGGCGCGGGCGAATTCGGCAAGACCGAGGCGTGGCACTTCCTCGAGGTAGACCCGGGAGCGCGCATCCTGGCGGGCGTTAAGCCCGGCACGCCCGCGCAGGCCCTCGAGGCCGCGATCCGTGGCGGCACCGTGCTCGACGTCGCCCAGGAACTCGAGGTCGAGGAAGGCCAGACGGTGTTCATCCCGGCAGGAACGCTGCACGCGCTGGGTCCCGGCATGCTGCTGTACGAGGTGCAGCAGTCGAGCGACACCACCTACCGGGTGTACGACTGGGACCGCCCGGCCAGCGCGGGGCGCAGGCTGCACCTCGAGGAGTCGGTGGCGGTCACCGACCCCGAAAAGGGCGCTCAGGTTTACCCCGCGCCCCGTCTCGAGGACACGGCCGCGGCCCCGCTGGTCCGTTGCCCGTACTTCACCCTGGACCTGCTCCAGGTCGAAAACAACGCCTGGGCGGGCAACACTGCCATGCAGGCCTTCGAGATCCTGACCGTCATCGCGGGCAGCGTACGCCTGCGGCGCGGCAACGAACAGATCACGCTGGAACGCCACCAGACCGCCCTGATCGCCGCCGCGGCCGGGGCGTACCACCTCGAGGCACTGAGCCCAGCCGCGCGGGTGCTGCGCGCCACCGTTCCGCACGACGAGCGGTAA